A single region of the Syntrophorhabdus sp. genome encodes:
- a CDS encoding PAS domain S-box protein, whose product MIDGKPDKDREPMMRVGDRDGKGKLFRGLLDLIPASVFVVRGHSFTFINKAAEENTGYSSDELAAMNFWDIAHPDHRELVKGLARRLFKGKENSSRAELKIIVKDGTEKWVEFMATRAVIDNQPTIVASVMEITDRKKMEEELKAHRDHLSTLVENRTDELRQEIARRREKEEQYLSLVECVPGWVWETDANFSYTYLSSKISDHLGYHPEELIGKRPLDIVPADEKERLAPIMKAVAAERVRFVPFTFEVFHKNGSVVLIQGNARAFFDDAGNLLGYRGSARDITEKKRALDALKEYQEEIVAKSRRLEEVNTTLKVLLRQREDDRKELEGRFVSNTREMVLPYLDRMRRTGLDREQQNYLDIVVTNLNEIVSPFINTLGHANLTPRELEVATLVKEGKRTKEIAEIAGIAPSSVDSHRDAIRRKLGLNNKKINLRSYLLSLR is encoded by the coding sequence ATGATCGATGGTAAGCCAGACAAAGACCGTGAACCAATGATGCGCGTGGGAGATCGCGATGGAAAGGGAAAACTGTTCAGGGGTCTTCTCGACCTGATTCCCGCCTCGGTGTTTGTGGTGCGTGGCCACTCCTTCACGTTCATCAACAAGGCCGCCGAGGAAAACACCGGGTATTCCAGTGACGAACTTGCCGCGATGAACTTCTGGGATATCGCTCACCCCGATCACAGGGAACTCGTAAAAGGTCTTGCGCGCAGGCTTTTCAAAGGGAAAGAGAACTCGAGCCGGGCCGAACTGAAGATCATCGTAAAGGATGGCACGGAAAAGTGGGTGGAATTCATGGCGACACGCGCGGTGATCGACAACCAGCCCACGATCGTCGCCTCGGTCATGGAGATCACGGACCGCAAGAAAATGGAAGAAGAGCTTAAGGCCCACCGCGACCACCTCAGTACCCTGGTGGAAAACCGCACAGATGAGCTCCGCCAGGAGATCGCGAGGAGAAGGGAGAAGGAGGAGCAATACCTTTCCCTGGTGGAATGTGTACCCGGGTGGGTATGGGAAACGGACGCGAACTTCTCCTACACCTACCTGAGCTCCAAGATATCCGACCACCTGGGATACCATCCCGAAGAGCTCATCGGGAAAAGACCCCTTGATATTGTCCCTGCCGACGAGAAAGAGCGCCTCGCACCGATCATGAAGGCGGTCGCAGCTGAAAGGGTCCGCTTCGTCCCTTTCACGTTCGAGGTATTCCACAAGAATGGGAGCGTGGTCCTTATTCAAGGGAACGCTCGAGCTTTTTTCGATGACGCTGGGAACCTCCTGGGTTACCGCGGGAGCGCCCGCGATATAACCGAGAAGAAACGGGCCCTGGACGCGCTGAAAGAATACCAGGAAGAAATTGTGGCCAAGTCCCGAAGGCTCGAAGAGGTCAATACCACCCTGAAAGTGCTATTGCGGCAGAGGGAGGATGACAGGAAGGAACTTGAAGGAAGATTCGTGTCGAACACCCGGGAGATGGTCCTGCCCTATCTCGACAGGATGCGCAGGACCGGGTTGGACCGCGAACAGCAAAACTATCTCGATATCGTCGTAACCAACCTCAATGAGATAGTGTCACCTTTCATCAACACCCTGGGACACGCGAACCTGACGCCACGGGAGCTCGAGGTGGCGACCCTTGTCAAAGAAGGCAAACGAACCAAGGAGATAGCGGAAATAGCCGGTATCGCGCCAAGTTCCGTCGACTCGCACAGAGACGCCATAAGAAGGAAGCTCGGACTGAACAACAAGAAGATCAATCTCCGCTCCTACCTTCTCTCGTTAAGGTAG
- a CDS encoding PAS domain S-box protein, protein MKEAEERFRLLFEGSKDPVLLIDEYRFVDCNDRALEIMHCSSRDQLIGLRPFSISPGVQPDGRFSSEKDREEIDIALARGVNHLRWEHRTLEGARLWTDVSLIAIPYKGKKMLHTTWRDITREKQLEESLEAQTQRFMAIVDNAPFATVLVDARGKWTYVNTRFRELSGYDLYDIPDEATWFLTAYPDPDYRSTILGERQQEVERFKSDSSLREGREFTFMITCKDKAQKAVLFIPVPLPSGGYLKTLIDMTGQETMKGELKRTQARLVMRSAQLRGLNAQMKLLLKNRLDTQLEMESSITDNINKLVLPFVEELKKCHRDAHYMACIEMIEQNIRNVISPFMRDLTTRYDGLTVREVQIIDLVKNGKSTKEIAQTLTISQSAVNFHRNNIRRKLGITNERVNLQTYLSHNPSSE, encoded by the coding sequence ATGAAAGAGGCAGAGGAAAGATTCAGGCTTCTTTTCGAAGGATCGAAGGATCCGGTGCTGCTGATAGATGAATACCGATTTGTCGACTGCAATGACAGGGCTTTGGAGATCATGCATTGCAGCAGCAGGGACCAGTTGATCGGCCTGCGTCCATTCAGCATATCGCCCGGCGTACAACCCGATGGTCGGTTTTCGTCAGAAAAGGACCGGGAGGAGATAGACATCGCCCTGGCCAGGGGCGTCAACCACCTCCGTTGGGAGCACCGGACGTTGGAAGGCGCCAGACTGTGGACCGATGTGTCCTTGATCGCCATCCCCTACAAGGGCAAGAAGATGCTCCATACCACGTGGAGGGACATCACCCGTGAGAAACAGCTGGAGGAAAGTCTCGAGGCGCAGACGCAGCGGTTTATGGCGATCGTCGATAACGCTCCTTTCGCCACCGTGCTCGTTGATGCCAGGGGGAAGTGGACCTATGTCAACACCAGGTTCAGGGAGCTCTCCGGCTATGATCTATACGATATCCCCGACGAAGCCACGTGGTTCCTGACGGCGTATCCTGATCCCGATTATCGGTCAACGATATTGGGAGAACGCCAACAGGAAGTGGAGAGATTCAAGAGCGATTCCTCATTGAGGGAGGGCAGGGAGTTCACATTCATGATAACCTGCAAGGACAAGGCGCAAAAGGCGGTCCTGTTCATCCCGGTCCCGTTGCCGTCCGGTGGATACCTGAAAACACTCATCGATATGACGGGGCAGGAAACCATGAAAGGGGAATTGAAGAGAACACAAGCCCGACTCGTGATGAGATCAGCTCAACTTCGCGGACTGAACGCGCAGATGAAACTGTTGCTCAAGAACAGGCTTGACACCCAACTGGAGATGGAATCGAGTATAACGGACAATATCAACAAGCTTGTCCTGCCCTTCGTCGAGGAATTGAAAAAATGTCATCGCGACGCCCATTACATGGCCTGCATCGAGATGATCGAGCAGAACATCCGGAATGTCATTTCACCATTCATGCGTGATCTGACCACCAGGTATGACGGTCTCACGGTCCGGGAGGTGCAGATCATTGACCTCGTGAAGAACGGAAAATCGACGAAAGAGATAGCGCAGACCCTCACGATATCGCAGAGCGCCGTCAATTTTCACAGGAACAACATCAGAAGAAAGCTCGGCATCACCAACGAGAGGGTAAATCTGCAGACATACCTCTCGCACAATCCCAGCTCTGAATGA